A DNA window from Melanotaenia boesemani isolate fMelBoe1 chromosome 6, fMelBoe1.pri, whole genome shotgun sequence contains the following coding sequences:
- the jazf1b gene encoding juxtaposed with another zinc finger protein 1b: protein MTGIAAASFFSNACRFAGCGLHFDSLSDLIVHIEDNHIDTDPCLLEKQEQQQPTYVALSYINRFMTDAARREHEALKKKVQPKLSLSLTGSLARSNVSTPPRHTSGNLTPPVTPPITPSSSFRSSTPTGSECDEEDVDFEESDSDESWTTESAISSESILSSMCMNGGDEKPFACPVPGCKKRYKNVNGIKYHAKNGHRTQIRVRKPFKCRCGKSYKTSQGLRHHTINFHPPISTDIIRKMQQ, encoded by the exons ATGACGGGCATCGCGgctgcttctttcttttctaatgCTTGCAGGTTCGCTGGCTGCGGACTTCACTTTGACTCTCTGTCCGACCTCATCGTGCACATCGAGGATAATCACATCG ACACAGACCCCTGTCTTCTGGAGAAGCAGGAGCAGCAACAGCCGACATATGTGGCTCTCAGCTATATCAACAG GTTTATGACGGATGCTGCGAGGCGAGAACATGAAGCCTTGAAGAAAAAGGTGCAGCCCAAGCTGTCCCTGTCTCTGACAGGCAGTCTGGCACGCAGCAATGTTTCCACCCCACCCCGCCACACCAGTGGAAACCTCACCCCTCCAGTCACCCCACCAATCACCCCCTCCTCTTCTTTCCGCAGCAGTACACCTACAG GTAGCGAGtgtgatgaagaggatgtagaCTTTGAGGAGTCTGACAGTGATGAGTCATGGACCACAGAGAGCGCCATTAGCTCTGAGTCTATTCTTAGTTCCATGTGCATGAATGGAGGAGATGAGAAGCCTTTTGCATGTCCTGTACCAGGCTGTAAAAAGAGATATAAG AATGTTAATGGAATCAAGTATCATGCCAAGAACGGCCACCGGACCCAGATCAGGGTGCGCAAACCTTTTAAGTGCCGGTGTGGGAAGAGCTACAAAACTTCTCAGGGTCTCCGCCACCACACCATCAACTTCCACCCACCCATCTCTACCGACATCATCCGTAAGATGCAGCAGTAG